The sequence TACATCTGGCACCTGCACACAGCTGAGGCCGAGCTGAGAGGATGCTTCTGTGGGCTCCCCCTCCTCCCGgcacccctcccctcctttcactATCCTAGGACACTCTCTGGCTGCTGGAGTCTTAGGCAAATATTTAAAGGGGCAGCTAGGGGGTGAGGAGGGTGATGGGAGCAAAcacttccctccctttcttcctccctgcgCTTCTCAGGGGCTCTCAGTTCAGATGCCATGCTGTTATGCAACCTTGGGACTGAAGGCCCTCCAGGTGGAGAGGGGGACAGGGGAACCTGCCAGCTCATGACCGAAGGGCAGGGCCCAGGTgggagggggctggggcaggggacagGAACTGGGGTGGCACGTTAAAGGACAGGAggctggttgggcatggtggctcacacctgtaatcctagcactttaggaggccaagatcacttgagcccaggagttcaagaccagcctgggcaacatggtgaaaactcatctctataaaacaagcaaaaattagctgggcacaatggcatgcactggtagtcccagctacttgggatgctgaggtgtgaggatcaccggagtccaggaggtcaaggctgcagtgagcagtgatctcgctactgcatgccagcctgggtgataaagtgagaccctgtctcacaacaaaacaaaacaaaacaaaacaaaaggatagGAGGTTAAGGGAGCGAGCCCAGGCCTGGACTCTGCCACAGTCACCTGAGTTTAGAGGTGAAGGGACTTTAGAGACCACCTGGCCCAAGGAGTGAAAGGGAACCTGAGAGAAAGGGTGAGCCAGCCCAAAGTCATTGGCAGATTTGACCTCATAAATACATAGAGATGGCTTTGGGAAGGCACtaggaaagacagagaaaagagaaggaaacagtCCTCAAAGTTGATCGTATTTGGGTGAGTATTATTCTCAGGGCAAATTTAGGATCAGAGGATGTAGAAAGGGGAGTCTAGAGGGGTAGGGTGTAGACCACAGGGTGAGTGAGCTGATTCGAGGATGGGGAGACTGGGAGCCCACCAGTGACCAGAGCCAGCCCTGTGCAGGGCTGTCCGGGCAGAAGAAAGCAGTGTCAGACCTGGAATCTGCCATCAGCACAGCCTGCAATTGACAGACAAGCCCAGAGCAAAGAAGGAAGCACTGCACATGAGTAAGAGCTTGCCACCAGTGGGGACAGAGTTTCCAGAATTAGGAAAATAATCACTGGGGGCAAGTTTGAGGTTGGTACCAGATATGTGGGAGGAGGCAAGGTAAGGGAAAGAGTGCTTGAAGTTGGAACTGGTCCTTGCAGGGAAATGCACATTTATGAAACCCCCAAAACTGATGTCAAAGCACCTCCTGCCTTGGGCAGAGTCCTCTCAGAGTCTATAGGTGCTGCCTCCAGAACGCTCTTCCTGGAGCGCATCCCTATGCATCTAGAAATTCTGTTGGGAAATATGATGGTCAGACCCTTGGCCACCTGAAAGGTTCAGGCTGGTAGAAGAATAAGGAAAGCCACAGGGCAGCAGGGGCAGGTGCCAGCAAGGAAGGCAGGCACGCCAGGAAGACACCCACGGTGAGAAGTGCAGATGGCCCGAGGGCAAGTTTGCTCAACTCACCCAGGTTTGCTCTTGCTGGGGCCAAGAGGACTCATGTGCCAGGGCCAAGGACCCTTGGGGGCTCTCACAGGGGGCTTATCTGGGCTTCGGTTCTGGAGGGCCAGGAACAAACAGGCTTCAAAGCCAAGGGCTTGGCTGGCACACAGGGGGCTTGGTCCTTCACCTCTGTCCCCTCTCCCTACGGACACATATAAGACCCTGGTCACacctgggagaggaggagaggagagcatAGCACCTGCAGCAAGATGGATGTGGGCAGCAAAGAGGTCCTGATGGAGAGCCCGCCGGTGAGTGTGgttgcgtgtgtgtatgtatgtgtgcgtgcGCACATGTGTGTGATGGGCCCTGCCTCCTCTATCCTCCCTGGCCTGTTTCCTTATCCAGATCCATTCACTCAACTAACCTAGGACTGTGATAAGTCAGGATGGGGACACCAAGACCACTAAGCCAGGGATCCTTGGGGAGCTGTTTGTGGGCCAAGAGCCACTATAGGGGTCCGTAGAAAGGGCTGTCCGTAGACAGCCCCAAGTCAGAAGCCATGAGAAACTTCAGAAGTCAGGGGACACTTCTCAGAGAAAAACCACATACGAGCTGGAGCCAGAACAAGGAGGAGCTCGCCcggtggagaaggaggaaggcatTCCAGGAAGGAGGGAGACTCTGTATCACTGCATGGAGGTGATCACTTGGGGAGAGAGAGGGGCTGACCATGGCTAGGGGAAGCAGCAGGGAGAGACAGGTGAAGCAGGCGCTCTTGGGTCCCTCAAAACTAGACCCTGCTTCTAAACTTCTATGTGTCTATGGGTTTGTTAGAATCCAggccacctcctccaagaagccttctcTGATCTCCTTAGCCCTTCCCTGTCCAACCATCGCATCGGCTGTCCAGCCCTAGGCAGCCGTGGGAGGGTGTTCAGCTTGTATAGGGAGAAGAGGGGACAGCCTCATGACCTCATGCCTGTCTCCCTGCCTGCCCCACCGTGTCAGGACTACTCCGCAGCTCCCCGGGGCCGATTTGGCATTCCCTGCTGCCCAGTGCACCTGAAACGCCTTCTTatcgtggtggtggtggtggtcctCGTCGTCGTGGTGATTGTGGGAGCCCTGCTCATGGGTCTCCACATGAGCCAGAAACACACGGAGATGGTGAGAGGTGTGGGATGCACGGCAGTGGGCACAGGACATGCCAGACAGAGGGGCTAGGTGGGATGGGCGATAGGAAACTGTCcaaggggagtggaggggaggaggcAAGGGGCACAGCTAGAAGGAAAGAGGCACGAACCAGGCAGCAACCCAGCTCAGGCTTTTCCACAAGGCCCCTGCCCCACAGCAGGACAGCCAGCTCCCTCCAGCACCTGGTTCCACTCAGCCTCCCTGAACTCTTGGGAAAGAGGGAAGCGCATTTGAGTACAGAGGCCTGAGTATGGGGATGGGTACCACAGGCTGAGTAGGAAAGGGGAAGACCAGGCAGCTCCATGCCCTTTCCCCAGGTTCTGGAGATGAGCATTGGGGCGCCGGAAGCCCAGCAACGCCTGGCCCTGAGTGAGCACCTGGTTACCACTGCCACCTTCTCCATCGGCTCCACTGGCCTCGTGGTGTATGACTACCAGCAGGTGGGTATGCCCAGACCTCCTGACCCTGGGACCAATGACAAGGCTCTGCTAGAGCCACCCAGCTGGGCCACTTCATCCAcatccatctctccctctcctccagccCTTTTTTGCCTGAGCCCCAGATTCTAGTATGACTCCCGTGCCCAACCTAGAGGGAGGTGGCTAAGGACCTGGGTCAGGGAGAGAGCAGGGCAGGGACCCCCGAATGATCTCCAGCATTCTGTGCCTAGCTGCTGATCGCCTACAAGCCAGCCCCTGGCACCTGCTGCTACATCATGAAGATAGCTCCAGAGAGCATCCCCAGTCTTGAGGCTCTCACTAGAAAAGTCCAGAActtccaggtgtgtgtgtgtgggtgaaaAGAGTGGGCTGTCTCCCTCCCAGGGCTGCTGGGAGGAGTGTCCGAATGGTGGCTATTTGTCACCTGTAAAGCACTGTTCCTCATTGGCTGCCAGCTGACTGCCCCTCTCCTATTCCCCTGCACGACTCCTTTCCTTCCCACCCCACTGCCAAGCTGCTGGGCTCAGCTGAGTCCACTCACTACCTGGTGGCTTCTGACTCTAGCACAGCCCCtctttactgatgaggaaactgaggctcagagagattgcCTGATATACCTGAAGTCCCACAATAAGGGCTGCACATGGGATAGAAACTCACTTCCTAGATTCCAGATGGAATGCTCTCTGCAGGCCAAGCCCGCAGTGCCTACGTCTAAGctgggccaggcagaggggcgAGATGCAGGCTCAGCACCCTCCGGAGGGGACCCGGCCTTCCTGGGCATGGCCGTGAGCACCCTGTGTGGCGAGGTGCCGCTCTACTACATCTAGGACGCCTCCGGTGAGCAGGTGTGATCCCAGGGCCCCTGATCAGCAGCGGAGGAGCGCTCGGGCCACCTTCCCGGGCTGTGGAGGAGCGGTCGCGCTGACCAGGCGCTGGGGCGTCCACTGAAGCGGGGTCATCCAGGCAACTCGCGGGAGGGGAAGCTCACAGACCGGTACTTCCCACTCTCCTGACTCTCTCTGTCCATCCTCAACATTCCTTTGCTTCACAGGGTCAGTGGAAGCCCCAAGGGGAAAGGAAACGCCCCGGGAAAAGGGTCTTTTGCAGCTTTTGCAGACGGGCAAGAAGCTGCTTCTGCCCACACCGCAGGGACAAGCCCTGGAGAAATGGGAGCTTGGGGAGAGGATGGGAGTGGGCAGAGGTGGCGCCCAGGGGCCCGGGAACTCCTGCCACAACAGAATAAAGCAGCCTGATTGAAAAGCAAAGGGTCTGCTTCTGTCTTCCTGCAGGGCGCAGTCCTGCCCTGGCGGGGGCCGGCCAAGAAGGGAAGGGCCTTGGCAGAGCAAAGTGGGGTTTGCCATTCGCCCTCTGTCCCAGGGCGCTGGGACACTGGGTCCACCTCGGCGGGGGAGAGGGGCTCGCAGGGAGCCATCCACGGGCTTTCGGCGCCCTCCAGCGGCGTCTCCGGAGGAGGGAGAGACACCAAGACAGCGAGAGAGACAGAGCGCAGAGAGCGAGACGCGAGAGAGCGAGGGTCCAAGAAGGGGAGATAGGGAGACGCAGGCGGAGAGACCGACCCGAGGCGGGGGCGCGGGGCAGGGGCGGCGCGAGGACCTGACAGCGTGTCCCGCGGCGGGGCGGGGGCTCGGCCGCGCGCCCGCGGGGGAGGCCGCCGCTAGAGGGCACCTCAGGAGCGACAGCCCTCCCGGCACCCCGGGGCCCGAGCTCCAGCCCCGGCCTCGCGGCCCGCGGCCCGGGCGGCCCGAGCCCCCTCCCCGGGCGCGCGGCTCTCCGCCTTCCCCGCCCCGGCTGGCGCACGGCCCGGCCCGGCTGAGCACTGTCCCAGCCCCGAGGGGGGCAGAGCTCGGGCGAAAACCCGCCCTCCAGCGAGCTCATTTCCctaaaaagggggggggggagtcggagggagggagggagggagagaaagaaagagagaaaaagaaggaaagggagagggagacggcTGGAGCCCGAGGACGAGCGCGGAGCCGCGGGCCGAGCGGGGGGCGGgagacaggaaggagggaggcgagcagagggaaggggaagaggtcGGGGAGCGAGGGCGGGAGCGGTCGCGGTCGCGAACGAGCAAGCAAGTGGGCGAGAGGACGCCCTCCCCTGGCCTCCAGTGCCCCGCTTccctcgccgccgccccgccagcATGCCCGGCGTGGCCCGCCTGCCGCTGCTGCTCGGGCTGCTGCTGCTCCCGCGTCCCGGCCGGCCGCTGGACTTGGCCGACTACACCTATGACCTGGCGGAGGAGGACGACTCGGAGCCCCTCAACTACAAAGACCCCTGCAAGGCGGGTGAGCGCCCCCCGGCCCCCCGGCGACGGGCCAGGCGGGGAGGCGCGGGCGGGTTCGggcttggggttgggggaggacagTCCAGTGTGGGAAGCCGGGAGCTGCCTGGTTGGCAATGCAGTGGGGAACAAAAGAacgagggggagagggagggggattTGGGGGACTTTTCGGACTGAAGTTTTGCTGCTGTTGGTGGAAGCTGCTGCCGCTGCCTCTCATCTTCCCGGAGGATTCCAGAGGAAGTCTCCTTGCGTCCGGGGAAAACCGGCGGGCAATGCGGCTTTTCCTTCTGTAGGAAACTTTTCTGGCCAAACtcctgtgcgtgtgtgtgtgtgtgtgtgtgtgtgtgtgtgtgtgtgtgtgttctttcccCTTCTCCCCCATCTCTCCTGCTCCAGGAGCTGGGTGTTTTCCAGCCTGTCTGGGCTGCCCTGGGGCTGCACATCTGTCTGGCTTGGATCTGGGAGGCCTGAGTCTCCAAGGAGCAGGTCCCCCGGCCACCACCCAGCCCAAGTGGAAGAAGAAAGTTTTTCCAGGGATTCCCTGAGATCGTGCTCTCTGGGTATCCCGTAGTTTAACCAGTAGCTGAAGCTTTCTGGGACTTAGGAGACAGCTGTCAAAGTCAGAGAAGCCAACCCAGAAGGGGGACTTAACTTTGTCCCTATGTGCCCGGAGACCCCCGCCAAGGCCAAGTTGGGGTGGAAAGAGGGAAAATACAAAGAGAACCCAGATATTGTATATCAGCTCTGTCACCCCCGAGACACCAGAGGCTAATTAGCTGAGGTCAGGACCCCGGAGTGTGTGTttgcctgtatgtgtgtgtgtgttctttgtcTCTGAAGACTCTATGTAACCCCTTCACTCCTGCTGAGCCCAGAAGGGTCCTGCCCCTGGAGTGACCAGATGGCCAGGCACTCGGGCCATTTGCCTGATTGGATGACCCTGGGCAGGCTGTTTGGGGACACACAGGGACAAGATATCAGAACTTTTCCTTGACTTCCTGCCTCTCTGACTTCAGCTCATCTCCAAATAGCCAGAGCCAGGGGAAGTGGCATAGTTGCTAGAACTGGACTGCCTGTGTGGGGCACGAGGGGCGGAGGGGCAGGTTGCTCTAGTCCTGGCTCTGGAGACCCtgttcagggactctcctgggagGGTGGCCCACAGGCAGGAATAAGAGACCATCCAATGGAGGAAATCAGGGCAAATCCCTCAGCCCTTACCCCTCTACACCTGCTGGGCTGCGGGTAAACCAGGACATTTGCTGTCATTTTTCTTGCTGGGTGCTGGGAGTGGGTACAGGGCAGAGAGGACTGCGCATGGACTTTGAAGGCAGGCACATCTAGCTTTCAATCCTGACCCTGCTACTCATTATAGCTGTACCACCTCAGAATGGTAATGATCATGTCTGAACTGCCACTTTCACACCTGTAAAATGGAACTGCTCATACATCTTCCCATAGAGTTGGTGGTAAGGGttaaatatgaaaagatacaTAAAACACTTAATAGTGCTTAACACACAGTCAGCGCTAAATAAATGTGGGCTCCCTACTCCCTGTTTTCTGTGCCTCAGACTGTCACTTCATTTTTTTGAGAGGTGTGGGATTGCTGGTGTCTCCTTGTGCCTCTTATCCATCAATCCATCAATACCTAATATgtgctagggcctggaatggatGTTGTGGGAGGTACTGAGACGTACAAGCTAGgaccctgccttcaaggagcttacagtccaGTAGGGACCCAAGACACCTACAGACATAACCAATAGCACAAACCAAGCCACACTGAGTGCCACATTGGAGGGTAGGATGCCAAAGACTCAGGGAGTTTCCTGCCCCTCTGCAGCCTGGTGGTGGCAGAGAAAAGTGATCACAGCAGGCTGAGAAGGTCTGGGGGGgtcttcatggaggaggtggggctggggccaggcctTAAAGAATGGGTGGGAAGCCATTCTGATGTCTTTCCCTTCTTGTTGGAAATGGGAGTGATTTTCAGAGCAGCAAGAGGCTGAGGGCTCTCCCCCCAGTCTCAGGTTTCATGCTAGGGTGGGGCTGGCTGAGTTGGAGCTTCAAGTAAGGGCTCTGGAGAAAGCACTCCAACTGGGTGAAGTGAGGCTGGTGGGGCgctgggccaggcctgggggcGGCTGAGAGGGCCCCCGGGCCTGACAAGGCCAGGCCTTGGGTCAGATCAGGCCTCCCTCTCGGGTATGACTGACGCTTGAGATCTGCTGCCCACCTCTAGAGGAAACTCACATGGGCATTCCTAAGTACTCACACCCACACCCctgtgccactgccttccagccacAGGTCCCTCAGCTCTGTTCTC comes from Pan troglodytes isolate AG18354 chromosome 7, NHGRI_mPanTro3-v2.0_pri, whole genome shotgun sequence and encodes:
- the SFTPC gene encoding pulmonary surfactant-associated protein C, encoding MAPRDAHRDPEMPAVLGSPAGQLPTWLRPSTHPGHTWERRRGEHSTCSKMDVGSKEVLMESPPDYSAAPRGRFGIPCCPVHLKRLLIVVVVVVLVVVVIVGALLMGLHMSQKHTEMVLEMSIGAPEAQQRLALSEHLVTTATFSIGSTGLVVYDYQQLLIAYKPAPGTCCYIMKIAPESIPSLEALTRKVQNFQAKPAVPTSKLGQAEGRDAGSAPSGGDPAFLGMAVSTLCGEVPLYYI